In Magnetovibrio sp. PR-2, the following are encoded in one genomic region:
- the menA gene encoding 1,4-dihydroxy-2-naphthoate octaprenyltransferase, giving the protein MQSEDRAFCDDLQADKPTGLKLWWVAARPKTLGLAVSPVILATALALQNSGEIEHLEIPFIILLCAVAIQVGTNLFNDEADHANGTDNAKRLGPPRVTASGWALPHQVRIAGFLAFFIALCCGMYLAQTGGWPIAFGGLAALFAGYFYSHGPAPIAHTPMGEVAVLLSFGFFAVGGTVFLLIGHVPTSTYLWGGVLGLPAAAVLMLNNIRDMESDRRAGRRTLAILIGDTAARRLYAVVMLAPFVLIVGGVAVEIIGPGALFGFGAFFFTLKTIRAVRRLPSAPQLNPLLARTVLGQILLALSSALGVVLMPL; this is encoded by the coding sequence ATGCAATCAGAGGACCGCGCTTTTTGTGATGACCTACAAGCCGACAAGCCCACTGGGCTGAAGCTTTGGTGGGTGGCCGCTCGTCCAAAGACACTGGGTTTGGCCGTCAGTCCGGTTATTTTGGCGACGGCGCTGGCTTTGCAAAACTCTGGCGAGATCGAGCACCTTGAAATTCCCTTTATAATTCTCCTGTGCGCGGTTGCCATTCAGGTGGGGACCAATTTATTCAATGACGAAGCCGATCATGCGAACGGCACGGATAATGCCAAGCGTCTGGGTCCGCCCCGTGTTACGGCTTCGGGCTGGGCCTTACCTCATCAAGTGAGGATTGCGGGATTTCTGGCCTTTTTCATCGCCCTGTGTTGCGGCATGTATTTGGCCCAAACAGGGGGCTGGCCCATTGCATTTGGCGGTTTGGCAGCTTTGTTTGCGGGGTACTTCTATTCCCATGGCCCTGCGCCCATTGCCCATACCCCAATGGGTGAAGTTGCCGTCCTGCTCTCTTTCGGTTTTTTTGCCGTGGGCGGCACCGTGTTCTTATTGATTGGGCATGTTCCCACTTCCACTTACCTGTGGGGTGGGGTGCTGGGGCTCCCCGCAGCAGCCGTTCTTATGCTCAATAACATTCGGGATATGGAAAGCGATCGGCGAGCAGGGCGACGGACTTTGGCGATTTTGATCGGTGACACTGCAGCTAGGCGGTTGTATGCGGTTGTTATGCTGGCACCGTTTGTCTTAATTGTGGGAGGGGTCGCGGTGGAAATCATCGGTCCAGGCGCACTGTTTGGGTTTGGGGCTTTTTTCTTTACCCTGAAAACCATCCGTGCGGTTAGGCGTTTGCCCAGCGCACCCCAACTCAACCCTTTATTGGCGCGCACTGTTTTGGGCCAAATCCTACTTGCGCTGAGTTCAGCGCTAGGGGTGGTGTTGATGCCGCTTTAA
- a CDS encoding HlyD family efflux transporter periplasmic adaptor subunit yields the protein MTTQALPHLRDDLELVPGPKAQNGVPSWTIYDPLRNRYYRIDQMAFGILRHWGLGDVNKITQAVEQTARLRPQPQDFEWLVQFLRTNMLIKRSSKASVDEIEEIRNASKLSWGKWAVHNYLFFRIPLVRPQSFLQATQRVAFAFMGRTALWVFAVLLMLGGYFLVGQWDGFFTTFLHFTTAEGLVWYGFALIAAKIVHELGHAYTAVRYGCRVPTMGVAFLVMWPVLYTDTSDAWRLTDRKQRLAIGAAGMIAELGLAVVATMLWSFLPDGPMRSAAFITATLTWVMTLGVNLNPFMRFDGYYLLADYLDVENMQNRAFAYAKWWMRERLFAFGEAPPEPFGQRLGNGLIAYAFATWVYRFFLFLGIAVLVYAFFFKILGLILFAVEILWFIVLPITKEIGEWKKRRTALTWNANLVVMVTVIGFGLLALVVPWQTTVSVPVVWEAQDRSLVFAPVPGEVRSVNVERGQSVKAGDVLMVLSAPDLDHNLAQVKRNIALLELQARREAAGLEDAQNIQVIRRRLEQERADRAGLLEQHAKLSVRAHIDGQVRDVIEALRPGLWVDARTPLVQIVGEAASQVTGFVSDADIRAISGGANAMFYAEDPTLSPIALKVRTVSDVNTSQLDLKYLASIHGGEIAVEANTQQQLIPLKGIYRVSLDLANPAPPPSMVLRGTAHIDAVSESLLVRAVRRVWGVLIRESGF from the coding sequence ATGACCACACAAGCCTTGCCACACCTGCGCGACGACTTGGAACTGGTGCCGGGACCTAAGGCCCAAAACGGCGTACCAAGCTGGACCATTTACGATCCGCTGCGCAATCGCTATTACCGCATTGACCAGATGGCCTTTGGCATCTTGCGCCATTGGGGGCTTGGAGATGTGAACAAAATCACCCAAGCCGTTGAACAGACAGCTCGTCTGCGGCCCCAGCCCCAAGATTTCGAATGGTTGGTGCAATTTTTGCGCACCAACATGCTGATTAAGCGTTCTTCCAAAGCCAGCGTTGACGAAATTGAAGAGATCCGCAACGCCTCAAAACTGTCTTGGGGCAAATGGGCGGTTCACAACTATCTGTTTTTCCGCATTCCGCTGGTACGTCCTCAATCGTTTTTGCAGGCCACCCAGCGCGTTGCGTTTGCATTCATGGGGCGGACCGCCCTTTGGGTTTTTGCGGTTCTGCTGATGCTGGGCGGGTACTTCTTGGTTGGGCAGTGGGATGGGTTCTTCACGACCTTTTTACACTTCACCACCGCCGAGGGTCTGGTGTGGTATGGGTTCGCGTTGATCGCGGCCAAGATTGTTCACGAACTGGGGCATGCCTACACTGCGGTGCGCTATGGCTGTCGTGTGCCGACCATGGGCGTTGCATTTTTGGTGATGTGGCCGGTGCTCTACACCGACACGTCCGACGCTTGGCGGCTAACGGATAGAAAACAACGCCTCGCCATCGGTGCGGCCGGCATGATCGCCGAGCTGGGTTTGGCCGTGGTGGCGACGATGCTGTGGAGCTTCTTACCCGACGGGCCTATGCGCAGCGCGGCGTTTATTACGGCGACTTTGACATGGGTGATGACCCTTGGCGTGAACTTAAATCCGTTCATGCGTTTTGACGGCTATTACTTGTTGGCAGATTACCTCGATGTAGAAAACATGCAAAACCGCGCCTTTGCCTATGCCAAGTGGTGGATGCGCGAGCGTTTGTTTGCGTTTGGTGAAGCCCCGCCCGAACCGTTTGGGCAGAGGCTTGGCAACGGCCTGATTGCCTATGCGTTCGCGACGTGGGTGTATCGCTTTTTCTTGTTTTTGGGCATCGCTGTATTGGTCTATGCCTTTTTCTTCAAGATTTTGGGATTGATCCTATTCGCGGTTGAAATCCTGTGGTTTATCGTGCTGCCCATCACCAAAGAGATCGGGGAATGGAAAAAACGGCGCACCGCGTTGACGTGGAACGCCAACTTAGTGGTGATGGTCACGGTTATCGGTTTTGGCCTGTTGGCTTTGGTGGTGCCTTGGCAGACGACGGTCAGCGTGCCTGTGGTGTGGGAAGCACAAGACCGTTCGCTGGTCTTTGCTCCGGTCCCGGGCGAAGTGCGTTCTGTGAACGTTGAGCGCGGACAATCCGTCAAAGCGGGCGATGTGTTGATGGTCTTATCGGCCCCGGACTTGGATCACAATTTGGCTCAGGTTAAGCGCAACATCGCCCTGTTGGAATTGCAAGCCCGGCGTGAAGCTGCGGGTTTGGAAGACGCACAAAACATTCAAGTCATCCGCAGGCGTTTGGAGCAAGAACGCGCCGATCGGGCCGGGTTGTTGGAACAGCATGCGAAACTCAGCGTGCGCGCGCACATTGATGGTCAAGTTCGCGATGTGATCGAGGCTTTACGCCCAGGCCTCTGGGTAGACGCGCGTACACCGTTAGTGCAAATCGTTGGCGAGGCGGCGTCTCAGGTCACGGGTTTTGTCAGCGATGCAGACATCCGCGCCATCAGCGGAGGCGCAAACGCCATGTTTTACGCCGAGGACCCAACGCTGTCGCCGATTGCGCTCAAGGTGCGCACGGTGTCGGATGTGAACACGTCGCAATTGGATCTGAAATACCTGGCCTCAATCCACGGTGGAGAAATTGCTGTGGAAGCCAACACTCAACAACAGCTGATCCCTTTAAAGGGTATCTATCGGGTCAGCCTAGACTTGGCCAACCCTGCCCCCCCCCCCAGCATGGTGCTGCGCGGCACGGCACATATTGACGCTGTCTCCGAAAGCCTCTTGGTGCGCGCTGTGCGCCGCGTATGGGGCGTGCTCATTCGCGAAAGCGGATTTTAA
- a CDS encoding efflux RND transporter periplasmic adaptor subunit — translation MTVPTGQNNAYVSFLQLEQEARNAPTLDALGYVFANRIRDLVPIRQAVVFTMATRTGPKVQTISDVPTPDANAPMVRWLQSMAADMQDDPKYNRLHVVDVNSWGAAKRDAALHWLPNNILWCPFLAEEGHVSGGMLIASDQALSEIERSLIENLMGAWAHAWNAKLGTWGRRRRLPLGRTTQIVAALALAVQFIPVTQTALAPAEVVAKDPVLVAAPMNGVVETVHIEPNSHVKKGDLLFSFDDTELSGQLDVAQEELLVARTSLRTARQGAFRNAERNAEVAVLETQVKLSEAERNFIHAQVQRKDIYAEQGGVAVFRDVAGLEGRPVTTGERVMLIAKPHETKLQIELPVADAVVLETGAPVRLFLDRDPLIPVDAVLAYAGYEAEVTSSGVLSYRLVATFADGTSPRIGLRGMAKIEGKKVFLFFYLFRRPLSALRQWLGV, via the coding sequence ATGACGGTTCCTACAGGTCAAAACAATGCGTACGTTTCGTTTCTTCAATTGGAACAAGAAGCCCGCAACGCCCCGACGTTGGACGCTCTAGGTTACGTCTTTGCAAACCGCATTCGCGATCTTGTGCCCATTCGCCAAGCTGTGGTGTTCACCATGGCGACACGCACCGGACCCAAAGTTCAGACCATATCCGACGTGCCCACCCCCGATGCGAACGCGCCGATGGTCCGCTGGTTGCAATCCATGGCGGCCGATATGCAAGACGATCCAAAATATAACCGTTTGCATGTTGTGGATGTGAACAGTTGGGGTGCGGCGAAACGTGACGCTGCTTTGCACTGGCTGCCGAACAATATATTGTGGTGTCCCTTTTTGGCTGAAGAAGGCCACGTCAGTGGCGGCATGTTAATTGCTTCAGACCAGGCGTTGTCAGAAATCGAACGCTCGTTGATTGAAAACCTCATGGGCGCTTGGGCACACGCGTGGAACGCAAAGCTGGGAACATGGGGGCGGCGTCGGCGATTGCCCTTAGGGCGCACAACGCAGATTGTTGCAGCACTTGCCTTGGCGGTTCAATTTATCCCGGTCACGCAAACGGCCTTGGCCCCGGCAGAAGTGGTTGCCAAAGACCCGGTTTTGGTCGCAGCACCCATGAACGGTGTGGTGGAAACCGTTCACATCGAGCCCAACAGCCATGTCAAAAAAGGCGATTTGCTGTTCAGTTTTGACGACACGGAACTGTCCGGCCAGTTAGATGTTGCACAAGAAGAGTTGCTGGTTGCCCGCACCTCTCTGCGCACCGCACGCCAGGGCGCGTTCCGCAATGCGGAGCGTAACGCCGAGGTGGCGGTGTTGGAAACACAGGTGAAACTTAGCGAGGCTGAGCGCAACTTTATTCACGCCCAAGTGCAACGCAAAGACATTTACGCCGAACAAGGCGGTGTTGCGGTGTTCCGCGATGTGGCGGGCCTGGAAGGGCGGCCCGTGACCACGGGTGAGCGGGTGATGTTGATCGCTAAACCTCATGAGACCAAACTGCAAATCGAATTGCCCGTCGCTGACGCCGTCGTGTTGGAGACCGGGGCACCTGTCCGCCTGTTTTTAGACCGCGACCCTTTGATACCGGTTGACGCCGTGTTGGCGTACGCGGGGTATGAGGCCGAAGTCACGTCATCGGGGGTGTTGAGCTATCGTTTGGTTGCGACGTTTGCAGATGGCACGTCACCGCGTATCGGTTTGCGGGGCATGGCGAAGATAGAAGGCAAAAAGGTATTCTTGTTCTTCTACCTGTTCCGTCGCCCCTTGTCGGCTTTGCGTCAATGGCTGGGCGTTTAG